Proteins from one Microbacterium sp. Root553 genomic window:
- a CDS encoding NAD(P)/FAD-dependent oxidoreductase gives MPKILIVGGGYAGFYTAWKLEKHLRKGEADVTMVDPLPYMTYQPFLPEVAAGSIEARHSVVAHRRHLKRTNVLTAKVTNINHADKVATITPPLGEPYEFAYDQIVVTAGAVSRTFPIPGIADNAIGLKTIEEAVAIRDRVMSNFDKASSLPAGPERDRLLTVVVVGGGFAGIEVFAELRSLASSLVSKYPQLRFEDTHFHLIEAMGRIMPEVSLQTSEWVLKDLAKRGANVHLDTQLTSAVDGNVELSTGEVIPTDVIVWTAGVMANPTVVRGGDLPVEERGRIQTRADLRVGTPEAFVPGAWAAGDVSAVPDLSGGGVGGFCVPNAQHAVRQAKLLAKNLVAVLRGEDPKEYFHKNLGAVAGLGLYNGVFQSGKIALKGFVAWVAHRGYHGLAMPTWERKFRVVWGWWNNLWLGRDLVNLETVQNPRYVFEEFAARPRPAADAPAAPAAKAAEPKAAEPKAAEKAPAAKAPAAKKAAAKKAPAEKAPAPATTDPAEHAEVTEKAAAK, from the coding sequence CGCCGGCTTCTACACGGCGTGGAAGCTGGAGAAGCACCTTCGCAAGGGTGAAGCAGACGTCACCATGGTCGACCCGCTGCCGTACATGACGTACCAGCCCTTCCTTCCCGAGGTGGCCGCCGGCTCGATCGAGGCCCGCCACTCGGTGGTCGCCCACCGTCGCCACCTGAAGCGCACGAACGTGCTCACCGCCAAGGTGACGAACATCAACCACGCCGACAAGGTCGCCACGATCACCCCTCCGCTGGGTGAGCCGTACGAGTTCGCGTACGACCAGATCGTCGTCACGGCGGGTGCCGTCTCCCGCACGTTCCCGATCCCGGGAATCGCCGACAACGCGATCGGGCTGAAGACCATCGAAGAGGCTGTCGCCATCCGCGACCGCGTCATGTCGAACTTCGACAAGGCGTCCTCGCTGCCCGCCGGCCCCGAGCGCGACCGTCTGCTGACCGTCGTGGTCGTCGGCGGCGGCTTCGCCGGCATCGAGGTGTTCGCCGAGCTGCGCTCGCTCGCCTCGTCGCTGGTGAGCAAGTACCCGCAGCTGCGCTTCGAGGACACCCACTTCCACCTGATCGAGGCGATGGGGCGCATCATGCCCGAGGTCTCGCTGCAGACGAGCGAGTGGGTGCTCAAGGACCTCGCGAAGCGCGGCGCCAACGTGCACCTCGACACCCAGCTCACCAGTGCCGTCGACGGCAACGTCGAGCTCTCCACCGGTGAGGTCATCCCTACCGATGTCATCGTCTGGACCGCCGGTGTCATGGCGAACCCGACCGTCGTCCGCGGCGGTGACCTGCCGGTCGAGGAGCGTGGTCGCATCCAGACCCGCGCCGACCTCCGCGTGGGCACCCCCGAGGCGTTCGTCCCCGGAGCCTGGGCCGCCGGTGACGTGTCGGCCGTCCCCGACCTCTCGGGTGGTGGCGTCGGCGGCTTCTGCGTCCCCAACGCCCAGCACGCCGTGCGTCAGGCGAAGCTGCTCGCGAAGAACCTCGTCGCCGTGCTGCGCGGTGAGGACCCCAAGGAGTACTTCCACAAGAACCTCGGTGCCGTCGCGGGTCTCGGCCTCTACAACGGTGTCTTCCAGTCCGGCAAGATCGCGCTCAAGGGCTTCGTCGCCTGGGTCGCGCACCGTGGCTACCACGGCCTCGCGATGCCCACGTGGGAGCGCAAGTTCCGCGTGGTCTGGGGCTGGTGGAACAACCTGTGGCTCGGTCGCGACCTGGTGAACCTCGAGACGGTGCAGAACCCGCGCTACGTGTTCGAGGAGTTCGCCGCCCGTCCGCGTCCGGCCGCCGACGCCCCCGCCGCTCCTGCGGCGAAGGCCGCCGAGCCGAAGGCCGCCGAGCCGAAGGCCGCCGAGAAGGCTCCTGCAGCGAAGGCTCCCGCCGCGAAGAAGGCCGCAGCGAAGAAGGCTCCGGCCGAGAAGGCTCCGGCTCCTGCCACGACCGACCCGGCCGAGCACGCCGAGGTGACCGAGAAGGCCGCCGCCAAGTAA